In Halobacillus amylolyticus, the following proteins share a genomic window:
- a CDS encoding restriction endonuclease has protein sequence MVSNIEGENNIINFKELSIDGTDLERLIREVFVREGYETHWTGKGPDGGRDLIVHEKVQGPLSKFERKWLVQCKHKSHSGKPLGKDEANSLTTDCRRIGATGYLMVCTTALTSGLINAYKELESSENIVIDYWDEVRLEDRLLKPGNFALINQFFPESSDRVSWKVYNTNTPSFWAAHYKKDFLYLSSRLSLHFPTVSYIGRIYDYVQDVYNQLRLDVNEVDLQIRGIFYNDKHTEYTVFVDFIADQHIANANPFELTNQEENLVNDINAHLCNFIEVNEKGQIGSIPLNWDIKVYFKNRSSDGYDRHAKEFYTPFIDNLKNGYRR, from the coding sequence ATAGTTTCGAATATAGAGGGGGAAAACAATATAATAAATTTCAAAGAACTATCAATAGATGGTACAGATTTAGAAAGATTAATAAGAGAAGTTTTTGTTCGTGAGGGTTATGAAACTCATTGGACTGGTAAAGGGCCAGATGGAGGACGTGACCTGATAGTTCATGAGAAAGTGCAAGGGCCATTAAGTAAATTTGAGAGGAAATGGTTGGTTCAATGCAAACATAAATCACATTCCGGGAAACCTTTAGGCAAAGACGAGGCTAATTCTTTAACTACGGATTGTAGAAGGATTGGAGCAACCGGTTATCTAATGGTTTGTACTACTGCTCTTACGTCTGGATTAATTAACGCTTATAAAGAGTTAGAATCCAGCGAGAATATAGTTATAGATTATTGGGATGAAGTTCGTTTAGAAGATAGATTATTAAAACCCGGTAACTTTGCTTTAATAAATCAGTTTTTCCCTGAAAGTTCTGATCGAGTTAGTTGGAAAGTTTATAACACTAATACCCCATCTTTTTGGGCTGCTCACTATAAAAAAGATTTTCTTTATTTGTCTTCGAGGTTATCGTTGCACTTTCCTACTGTCTCATATATAGGTAGGATTTATGACTACGTACAGGACGTTTATAATCAACTTAGATTGGATGTAAATGAAGTGGACCTCCAAATAAGAGGTATCTTCTATAATGATAAGCATACTGAATATACGGTATTCGTAGACTTTATAGCTGACCAACATATTGCTAATGCTAATCCATTTGAATTAACTAATCAGGAAGAAAACCTAGTAAATGACATCAATGCTCACTTATGTAATTTCATAGAGGTGAATGAGAAAGGGCAGATTGGTTCTATACCACTTAACTGGGACATAAAAGTGTATTTCAAAAACAGAAGTAGTGATGGTTACGATCGGCATGCTAAGGAATTTTATACACCATTTATAGATAATTTAAAAAACGGTTATCGTAGATAA